The sequence below is a genomic window from Bos javanicus breed banteng chromosome 5, ARS-OSU_banteng_1.0, whole genome shotgun sequence.
AAGCTTATAAAGTCAGTTCCAAATAGAGATAAATACAAAACCAAGTGTGTGAGACAAAGTGTGTACCTTGTGGTGTTTTGGTAGTAGTGCTTCCAgccaaatgaacttacttactgGATGACTGTTCTTGTCCCAAGATAAgagtaaaatatatttctgtctttaaaatcaGTAGACACTAACTTGGATTAAAAACATCAGTTATCTATATAAAATATTAGCTTGAAAGCAAAAGTGACAATTTAGGCATATTCTAGTATAACTAATCATTTATGGGTGTCCCCTAGTTAAAAGAATCCTCTGGTAATAGAGGTTTCAAAGTTAAATAAGGTGATACTTGGAATGTAGACTCTCAAACCGTACTCCAgagctactgaatcagaatctacattttaacaaaaaCTTCAAGTATAGGCACTAATCTAGTGCTTTTCACATGATTCTATTTAAACAGTCCTAACCACATGATAAGACTAATATTTAATCTAACAgttataaaatttacattttgtttttaaaaggaaactaaCTTCTTATATATAACAAATGACTTTCTTACAAGTCGTGATCAGCCTGTTTTTTTGTTTAGACAGCCAGAGATGCAGCTATGATACTGGAGCCATATAGCGAACAACAAGTCACAAAAGGAGCCAGTGATAAATTAATGTGTTCCCCCACCCTCACTTTTATTATAGTATGTGAGCTCCTATAGTTGGACTCTACCATATTTTCAGTGTTCTCTGGTGCCTGCATATATGTTTAGTCATTACATTTAGTGATACTTGGAAGGCAGAGCATTATTTTCAAATGCTGGCATTAATGGATTCTTAGTGTGCTAATATGGCCATCATTGTTAAGGTTTTGATGTTAGAATATGACTTTTTAATGTGTCGATGCTTGAATAGAGCTATTCTCAAGCTGGAGTAACTGAGACTGAATGGACAAGTGGATCTTCAAAAGGCGGACTTCTGCAGGCATTAACTAGGGAATCTACAAGAGGGTCAAGAAGAACTCCGAGGAAAAGGGTGATGCAAGGCTTACTGCCTAGAATTGGGTTTTCAGATTGGTAGGGTCTTAgtggttattttatatttattgtttttattttgttttcaaactaACAGGTGGAAACTTCAGAACATTTTCGTATAGATGGTGCAATAATTTCAGAGAGTACTCCCATAGCTGAAACTATAATGGCTTCAAGCAACGAAACCTTAGTAAATATGTTTCATAATATACAAGTGGTATTTTCTGTGAATTACCCTTTAATTAGAATTGGGGAGGTGGTAAATTTTGACAGACTtcaaacttaaaatgttttaaagcctattttaaattcatttcccccatataattctgaattttagaatttttcaatatagccacttaaatatatatataattcattgtTCAAGAATCCTTAGTGTTATAAGGATACTTTTTTGCTAACATGTTTAAAGAATAAGGCTTCCTTCACATATGaaacactgaaaattattttaggtTCTTATGCCTAAATTTTTATTAAGGGAAAGTTTCAAATATTACAGAAATCgactatcttttttttcttttaacgttgtctttgttttgtttggataATTCTGAGTCTGAATAATTTGAATCTTGGCAGGTTGTCAATAGGGTGACTGGAAATTTCAAGCATGCAGCTCCTATTCTGCCAATCACTGAATTCTCAGACATACCCAGAAGAACACCAAAGAAACCATTGACAAGAGCtgaagtaaatgaataaaatttagatCGATGCTATCATTGATCttttaatgaagaaatatttatatttgttttttggaGTGGGAGGGAGCGGTGCTTTCTTAattgggtggggtgtgtgtgtctatatatgtgcatatattatcTTGAAGGCATACTTTATTAGTGACAGTGAAAAGTAACTAATATAGTATGACATGCTAATACTATCCTCTTGCTACTATGTGCCTCTTTAAGTTCCATTTTTCAAGGGAGTGATTATTTATGTGCTGCTTCTAGTATGTCCTCTGTTAAAATGGATCTGAGTTGAAGGTGTTACTTGGGCTATGGGGGAAGCTATACTATCTTTCATCGAAAGGTCAGGTAATGGGACTTTACAGTGCCTTTGTATAATACTTGAATTAACTCATAAAATTAAGCTTTAAAGTACTAACTgcatgataaaattttaatgattctTCATCAAAGATTGTTTTGATCTGGGCATAACGGTAATTTAGCAAAGCAATCgggttgtttaaaaaattattctgtttCTTAAGTTAGGAAGATTGGATTGACTGTAGTTAAAAGCATATACTAAAATTTGTTAAAAGATCTATCTTAATTTTATGTGTTCTATATCTGATCATTTGttttattacaaaattaataGGAAGAAACAATATACTTTTAATGCTAATGAAAAGCATCAGAGGGAACTTAACACTGCCATATTAgctgttgaattttatttttttgtttttgaatgtgtGATCCCCATTACAACATAAACATATCTTCACATTGAGGAAATTTGAAGAGAGCTTTGGAAATGCATGGATAATTAAgcaataatgaattttaaaatggcaGTTGTAAAAGTTGGATAGATTTAAGTGCATTCTGTTCTCTGTAACTTCTGTTTAAAATTATGTTCTAATCATTGTGcatttacattaaattttaacttttggttgtttatttgtttcttaatAGGTgggagaaaaaacagaggaaagaagagtAGAAAGGGATATTCTTAAGGAAATGTTTCCCTTTGAAGCAGCTACACCAACAGGAATTAGGTATTCACATACACTGAAACAAGCATATAATGTATTCTATtagagcatttttatttatttatttgttcccaCCTTTATTGAAGTGTATTTGACacattaaaattgtataaatttagAGTAtacaacataattattttatatattcatatataatcgGAAATTTTAATTCTTCACAAAATTATTGTGCCTCTGTTCTCAGAAGTAAAATGTTCTTTCTGggagctctttaattcttctaagcGCTAACTAGTTCATATTCTTGAAAGTTGAGTCAATTCCAAAATTAAATTTGTTAAGCTGAAGGGTTGTCAGTAAATCAGTTTACgtattatttaattcttatttttaaatctaaactGAAAGCGAACAAGAAGGAAATCAGTTTTATTCCTGAGTGTTTCTCTTTACTAATTGAAAAGACTGCTTTTAGATATCTGTTGAATTATTTCGTCACGGGGGAATCACAACCAaactacctttatttttttttctcctcttaatcTCGTAAATATATTAGCTctgaaaaacctttaaaaaggcaaatttaGTGACTATTTATAATACTctgaataattattttctaataaaacatgaatctaaatgaaaaatgtatagaAGTTTTAAATAGGTTGACTGATGACAGTTTTTTACTATTACCTCAAAGAATTTGAGGAATTAGGaatttgaaattagaaatgatattacattttatattatttaggtCGTAACtttatctaatatttatttttctcttcctcctttcactCCCAACAGTGCTAGTTGCCGCAGACCAATCAAAGGGGCTGCTGGCCGGCCATTAGAACTCAGTGATTTCAGGATGGAGGAATCTTATTCAtctaaatatattcctaagtatgttCCCTTGGCAGATGTCAagtcagaaaagacaaaaaagggaCGCTCCATTCCCATGTGgataaaaatttttctctttgttgttgtggCCGGTTTTTTGTTTCTGGTCTATCAAGCTATGGAAACCAATCAAGGAAATCCATTCTATAAGTTTCTATCTAATGACTCTAAAAAAGTCAACTGAATGATATGTCTTTGGCACATTCAACTTGGTCTCCTATTTTTAATAACTGTATCAAAAAACATTTGTGTACACTTGTTGactcaagaacaaaaaaaaatgtgatttcacCTCAATAAATGTAGTATTCCATTGAAAGCAAGCAAGATATATAAACGGACTTCATTTAATGTTTTGGAACTTGGACTAGTAGGAGATCACTTCGTGCCATATGAATAACCTTTTTTAGCTCTGGAACTTTTTtgtaggctttatttttttaatgtggacatctttatttcttttttgagaaaaatgtatattgtttTTGTGTATTTGGGAAACAAGAAGGGCAAAACATGGCAGTATAATGTGAAGCTACACGTTTAAATACTTGGAATTCTTACAGAAAAGATTTTAAGAACTACTCTCTACTGAATAAAAACTAGAGATATGGAAAATGTGAGATTCAGTAAGAGAAAAAGTAACTTGGGATTCTACTTTTTGTAACTGCAACAAAGTTTGATGGTGTTTCTGGGGCAAAGTCCTGGGATAATCTCTTCTGTAACCTTTAATAGTAATGTTTTTGTTGTAGCCCTATTgtactcactttttaaaagatagctAGTATCATGAGTGTCCTACTTCAGTAAGACCCATTTAAATGACGTTGATTTTAGCAGGAGTCTATCAGGGCAACATGTGTGTTTTACAGAACTGTTAGCTGGCTGTACATGTTTTTAAAGACTGTTTGGCTAGCTATAAGGCTATAATTGGAAACTTGTACTTTTTATTTACAGGACATTTTATTCTATCAATCCAATTTGTTACCAAAATACTTTTTAGAtaattgtgtgtgtatttagaagTTAGAAATTTTAAACACCAGTCTTAGATTCCATTTGGATTCATTACTGAATTATCTtctgttaccaaaaacaaattttGCCAAGGTTTTTTGCCCTGTATTTCCCATAATTTGATTTGAAAGTGCAAAAAGGATGTGCTTTTAAGCTACATTACAAACTTTCCTTGGATATACAGTAGTTAACACATAAATTTATAAACTCTGAAATTGAGGCGGGCATTATGATTTTTGTTTACTCttgaaatggttaattttatccttgtggttgatttattttttttagctaaAACTTACCTCATGTATAACTTTGGTAAAGTAGTGGGTAATTGAAATTTCTATAGaatcaagtaaaacaaaaatttgacTTAATCATTTGTTTCAACTTTACAGTCATTGACAATAAAGCACATTAAAAatgtaagttatttttaaatatcatctgaaatagatactttttaaaaagaaaaagctgaagaTGTATATTTAGATCAGCACACAATTTTGATTTGCATCAGCCCTTGTGTGACATTTAGCTTTTAGATATTTTGTAGTCATTTTCCACTTACTTTGCAGTTGACCAGAAACATTTGCAGGTCTGGTCGCTGCAAAGGCAGTGGGAAACTTACTCCTAGGTGAGACATGCTTGCCTCTCCAAGTAAAAGTATTTTGAGATGAGCCACAGAGGGAGTACGTTTTACTCAGCGTTGCCTCTATACAGTAATAGCAGTCTACTTTTACTTACTTTGTTTGTAAACTATGTTTCCCATCTTTTGTTTATAATTAGAAATTGTGAGAAGCTGCATTTAATGTTCAGAAATGTGGGAGGATAAATCAGACTTAACATGTATGTGAGATTAGTTTTCTAGTAGAAAAGGTATGGTCCAAACTAGCAAAAGTAGGACCGGGTAAAacatatagtcttttttttttttttttttttttaatgtgtacttGGTCTTTTGTCTGTGTCTGTTTAATTCCACTAGAATAAATGTGTCCTTGATGTAAATGCAAAGCATTTCTTCCTGATTAAAATTGTAGATGTAGACTTTACaatataattcaataataaaaaagtaattaacctctagTTTTGTCATTGCAATAAATACTTTTTCAAATAGCACAAACTGTAAGGTTTCCTGGTAACATTTTGTATGTGAGATTTGTGTATTATTGAGTTTTAGTTCTCATTTTAGTCTACTCCTTTATGTTTTGCTTCTAGTTGTAATAATCTGGTCCTCTTGTTCCTAGGTAAGCAGTGTATAGCTATTATACTCACAGAATGATGTAGGGAAGCAAGCTCTCGGAGGTACCTCTCACTCTCTGCATAAAGCATTTTGCAATATGTTATCTCTTGATGTCTCATTTCTCTTCCATTCATGTGGTCAGTCTGTTACTTTGAATTAACAGTCACCGAGGGCTGTTCAGAATTCACATAACATCTTTCCACCAAAGATTtaagaagaaagcagagaagacatGGAATCTTTAGTGTGGGGAGACCCAAAACAGTTCGGTTCTGTTATGTTCTGGTATAAAATCATTAGTAGAACTGACACTTCGTGACATTTATGCTATCTATGTTCATAGGTCTTTGAAATTGCTTATAAGATTTTACTGCCCACttgaagaaatatatattcagtGCCTCTTCTGTGCCATGTGAAATGTTTGGAAGTGGATGAATGCAGTTTTAGAAATATCTTTGGGAAagtagcttttttgttttttaaagggaaaacattTGATCATCTAATTAACTACTAACATAGGTTTATTAGGTGTTAATTGTATTAATTGTTATTTAGCTAATTAAGAGGAATTGGTAATGTTTAACCCTTGTAAGCCAAAGAACCAAAAATTGGTCAGCTTATTTGGAATAAATTAAAGCTGACTATGCAAATACAGTCCTAATCAAATGTGTTTATACTATACCACTACTGATTCTGTTGTCCAGAATTTAACGCATTGATCTTGTGATAGTGAATACTTTGAAATTGTGAAGCAGTATAAAGTGTACTTGTTTTATTTGTTCTAGTGACAAAAATTGTAGTCAGCTTATGGTTTGATTGGGAGAAGAAATAAGTTCTCTATTGCTCAATAGCAATTAAGCAACCTcaaaacttagcagcttaaaacaactgTAGTTTCTATGTGTTCAAAATCAGGAACGTGGCTGTATGGTTCTGGCTCCAAATCTCATGACTTTTGTAGTTAAATGTAATCTAAAGGTTCAGCTGAGATAAAATGTGCTTCCAGGCTCATGGGGTAGTTCACAGGCCTCAGTTCCTTACAGGCTGTGACTAGAGACATCATAGGTTACCTGAGTGCCCTCATGATGTTGCAACCAGATTCTCCCAGAATAATCCAAGAAAGTGTACCTATGATTAAAGCCACAACATTTATACAACCTAATCTTGGGAATAATACCATCATTTTTGTCATATTCTATTGCTTTTACAggccaaatggggaaaggactaCACAAGAGTAAATACACAGGTGAGATGATTCAGGCTCATCTTGGAGTTTGGCTACTACAGCTATCTTAATCTAAGGGGTTATATAGATATTTAATTTGGCCATTCCTTAGCATTTGAAAACAATGTAAAATATTGCTTTGGAATATATAGGGACATTTCTTTGGAGTCTAGTTTGATCTGTTCATCATTCCAAAAAATGTATGTCAAATTAAATATGAATGAGTAGCAGTGAGAACTCCAGAGAGAGGTAGTTATCCTGCATAGGTAAATTTAACAGACTTGATTGCTTACTAAAATATGGGCAGagagatgataaaaaaaattacctgCAGGTTTTTTATTTGGCTGGCCTAGTAGAaggtatcggagaaggcagtggcaccccactccagtactcttgcctggaaaatcccatggatggaggagcctggtaggctgcagtccatggggtcgctaagagtcggatacgactgagcgacttcactttcactcactttcatgcattggagaaggaaatggcaacccactccagtgttcttgcctggagaatcccagggatgggggagcttggtgggctgccgtctatggggtcgcacagagtcggacacgactgaagcaacttagcagcagcagtagaaggtAGGGCCAGTCATTGAAAGAATTCTAAAAGAAGACTAAATATACAGGAAAGAAGATAGACTTGAGTTTGACTACAGTGACTATTTCTGTGAGAAATTGTAGCAACAGTATTTGACCCATAGTAAGCACTCACATACTGTGTGAATAGATCCAAATGGATATACATTGGCAGTTAGGTAACTAACTGAATCTTAGGAGAAATGAGAGATAGTTGAAAATCCTTAGCAAATAGATACTTCTGAATGATGGGAATGTATTAATGTAAGATTATATACAGATTTGGAAGTGAGAAAGAGCTAAGGATGAGTATCAATATTGAAGGGATGGTAAGTAAGGAAGACCAAGAGAATGCAGTGTCATTGAACAGAGTGTTTTAGGAAGAGTGGTCAACAGTTACGCTAAGTAAAATGTGGGCACAGAAATGATACCTACTAAATTTACAGTCAGATGACTGGTGAGAATAATTTCAGTGTTAAGGCAGGGGCAGACATGCAGACAGCTCTAACAAAGAGACTAGAGCAGTAGCTTGAGAGCTGGCAGTATGTCAAGGAAGgccttttatttctaaaaatgggAGACCATGCAGCCATACATAGATCAAGACGCCGTATTACCAGTTCCCTAGAGATCCTCGTTTCTCTGCTAGTTTCTAGCCCTCTACCTAGAGTAACCACTGTGCTGACAATGCCATGGATTTTTTTTGTTGCTTTATTAATAAAAccatatattttctcctttgagTGGCTTTACTTCGTGTTTGTAAAATTAATCCATGTAACTATATATAGTGATAGACTGATGA
It includes:
- the TMPO gene encoding thymopoietin isoform X2; translated protein: MPEFLEDPSVLTKEKLKSELVANNVTLPAGEQRKDVYVQLYLQHLTARNRPPLATSANSKGPPDFSSDEEREPTPVLGSGAAVAGRSRAAVGRKATKKTDKPRPEDKDDLDVTELSNEDLLDQLVKYGVNPGPIVGTTRKLYEKKLLKLREQGTESRSSTPLPTISSSVENTRQNGSNDSDRYSDNEEDSKIELKLEKREPLKGRAKTPVTLKQRRVEHNQSYSQAGVTETEWTSGSSKGGLLQALTRESTRGSRRTPRKRVETSEHFRIDGAIISESTPIAETIMASSNETLVVNRVTGNFKHAAPILPITEFSDIPRRTPKKPLTRAEVGEKTEERRVERDILKEMFPFEAATPTGISASCRRPIKGAAGRPLELSDFRMEESYSSKYIPKYVPLADVKSEKTKKGRSIPMWIKIFLFVVVAGFLFLVYQAMETNQGNPFYKFLSNDSKKVN